Proteins found in one Corynebacterium canis genomic segment:
- a CDS encoding ABC transporter ATP-binding protein: MRSLAKILRDASALWPLYIGVIFTSLTTAALALVTPFIIRTATDTIVASISGTGDARADALTVILWLAAALLLAEIAHTLVFNVGGYIGDVLAARLQQILSTRYFAKLLSLPQQYFDNQVTGTIVARLDRSITSITQCIQAFTNNFFPMLLTVAAVLGITAWYYWPIAVLLTIVFPLYMWLTTAPSARWQRIEAEKNKEIDIADGRFAEVVGQTKTVKSFVTELLELGAFSRRYGNTIALTHKQSRRWHSMDVLRGVAMNALFFGIYAMLFTRTLSGQFSIGDMVMLIQLVTMARQPVFMMSYLVDTAQRAIAGSKDYFEVMGLTPEPTANPQLLAATKASGVPELTPAPIEPLAPCEPVLELQNVSFGYPDDKEVIHQVSFSAQRGQRIALVGESGGGKSTLINLILGLYPPSSGTLKVCGHDVSTLSAAQLRASVGVVFQEASLFSGTIRENIAYGKPHATEAEIIAAAKRANAHEFIVGFEDGYDTVVGERGLRLSGGQKQRVAVARALLKDAPVLVLDEATSALDTKSERAVQQGLDELMADRTTLIIAHRLSTIAGVDTIVTLREGAVDEIGSPQHLATTGGIYAQLLALTDAEKLKAFELHR, from the coding sequence GTGCGATCCCTAGCCAAAATTTTGCGCGACGCAAGCGCATTGTGGCCCCTCTATATCGGGGTCATTTTTACTTCACTCACCACGGCGGCGCTCGCGTTGGTAACCCCGTTTATCATTCGCACGGCCACGGACACCATCGTGGCGTCAATAAGCGGCACCGGTGACGCGCGCGCAGATGCACTCACCGTAATCCTGTGGCTTGCCGCCGCGCTCCTCCTCGCCGAAATCGCACATACGCTCGTGTTTAATGTGGGCGGTTATATCGGCGATGTGTTAGCCGCACGGCTGCAGCAAATACTCTCCACAAGGTACTTTGCAAAGCTGCTTAGCCTGCCGCAACAGTACTTTGACAACCAGGTAACGGGGACCATCGTCGCGCGCCTGGACCGTTCCATTACGTCCATTACGCAATGCATACAGGCGTTCACAAACAACTTCTTTCCCATGCTGCTTACCGTGGCCGCGGTGCTGGGCATTACGGCGTGGTATTACTGGCCGATCGCCGTGCTGCTCACCATCGTATTCCCGCTTTATATGTGGCTGACCACCGCCCCCAGCGCGCGTTGGCAACGGATCGAAGCCGAGAAAAACAAAGAAATCGATATCGCGGATGGTCGATTTGCGGAAGTGGTCGGACAAACCAAAACGGTGAAATCCTTTGTTACGGAATTGCTGGAACTCGGGGCTTTTTCGCGGCGCTACGGAAACACGATTGCGCTCACCCATAAGCAATCGCGGCGCTGGCATAGCATGGATGTGCTCCGCGGCGTGGCCATGAATGCCCTGTTTTTTGGCATCTACGCCATGCTGTTTACGCGCACGCTTTCCGGGCAGTTTTCCATCGGCGATATGGTCATGCTGATTCAGCTCGTCACCATGGCGCGCCAGCCGGTGTTTATGATGAGCTACCTCGTCGACACCGCCCAACGCGCCATCGCCGGATCCAAAGATTATTTCGAAGTGATGGGCCTCACACCGGAACCAACGGCGAATCCGCAGCTGCTTGCCGCCACAAAAGCATCGGGCGTTCCGGAGCTGACGCCGGCGCCGATCGAACCCCTCGCCCCGTGCGAACCTGTGTTGGAACTACAAAATGTATCCTTCGGCTACCCGGACGACAAAGAGGTGATCCATCAGGTTTCCTTTTCCGCCCAGCGCGGCCAACGCATCGCACTTGTGGGCGAATCCGGCGGCGGGAAGTCGACGCTGATCAATCTCATCCTCGGGCTATACCCACCGTCGTCGGGCACGCTCAAGGTGTGCGGGCACGATGTGTCCACCCTGTCCGCCGCCCAATTGCGGGCCTCGGTTGGCGTGGTGTTCCAGGAGGCGAGCCTGTTTTCCGGGACCATCCGGGAAAACATCGCCTACGGGAAACCGCACGCCACCGAAGCGGAAATCATTGCCGCCGCGAAGCGCGCAAACGCACACGAATTTATCGTCGGATTCGAAGATGGTTACGATACGGTGGTTGGCGAGCGTGGCCTGCGGCTTTCCGGCGGGCAAAAGCAGCGGGTGGCGGTGGCGCGGGCCCTGCTCAAGGACGCCCCCGTGCTGGTGTTGGACGAGGCCACCTCCGCGTTGGACACCAAGAGCGAACGGGCGGTGCAACAGGGCCTAGACGAACTCATGGCCGACCGCACAACGCTTATCATTGCACACCGCCTTTCGACGATCGCGGGCGTGGACACCATCGTCACCCTGCGCGAGGGGGCCGTCGATGAAATCGGCTCCCCGCAACACCTTGCCACTACAGGAGGAATATATGCGCAGCTCCTGGCGCTAACGGACGCGGAAAAGCTCAAGGCCTTTGAATTGCACCGTTAA
- a CDS encoding MalY/PatB family protein, whose amino-acid sequence MRFPDLNELRARNTLKWTRYPADALPMWVAESDFGTCPEVKQALLDAVDREAFGYPPATTGLGEALSKFSTSHYGWGPKPEHVFAVPDVVRGVWLAIEHLTRPGAPIILPTPSYMPFLEFSRVMDRETMIIDAYGGIDLDAVEDCLRRGAGSIVLVSPYNPLGFAFEREFLVELAELVARYDARIIADEIHAPLVFARRNIPVASVSDTAAAVTVTVTATSKAWNIAGLKCAQMVFSNAADAAAWERIHPLWREGVSTIGLVAAEACYRADTAFLDEQLQVLRSNRDTLAAELPALIPGLTTTIPDATFLMWLDFRDTALADRPAAQILQRCKVVLNEGLTFGPGGAGHARLNFACTPDTLTEALNRLSTAV is encoded by the coding sequence ATGCGCTTTCCCGATCTCAATGAACTCCGTGCCCGTAACACCCTCAAATGGACCCGCTACCCCGCCGACGCATTACCCATGTGGGTTGCCGAAAGCGATTTCGGTACCTGCCCCGAAGTAAAGCAGGCGCTTCTCGACGCCGTGGACCGCGAGGCCTTCGGCTACCCACCCGCCACCACGGGCTTGGGCGAAGCATTATCGAAATTCTCTACATCACACTACGGTTGGGGCCCAAAACCGGAACATGTGTTCGCGGTGCCGGATGTGGTTCGCGGCGTGTGGCTGGCCATCGAACACCTCACCAGACCCGGCGCGCCGATTATCCTGCCCACTCCCTCGTACATGCCATTTTTGGAATTCTCCCGGGTGATGGATAGGGAAACCATGATTATCGATGCCTATGGCGGCATCGACCTCGACGCCGTGGAGGATTGCCTGCGGCGCGGCGCGGGCAGCATAGTCCTGGTCAGCCCGTACAACCCCCTCGGCTTTGCATTCGAACGTGAATTCTTGGTCGAATTAGCGGAACTGGTTGCCCGGTACGACGCCCGCATTATTGCCGACGAGATCCACGCCCCCCTGGTTTTCGCGCGGCGCAATATCCCAGTCGCATCTGTGTCCGATACCGCCGCAGCCGTGACGGTGACGGTGACCGCGACGTCGAAAGCCTGGAATATCGCTGGCCTCAAGTGCGCGCAAATGGTGTTTTCCAACGCTGCGGATGCCGCCGCTTGGGAACGCATTCACCCACTTTGGCGAGAAGGCGTATCCACCATCGGGCTCGTGGCGGCGGAGGCGTGCTACCGCGCCGACACCGCATTCCTCGACGAGCAGCTGCAGGTGCTGCGCAGCAATCGGGACACGTTGGCGGCGGAATTGCCCGCGCTGATTCCCGGATTGACCACCACCATTCCGGACGCCACCTTCCTGATGTGGCTGGACTTCCGCGATACCGCGCTGGCAGACCGCCCGGCGGCGCAGATTTTACAGCGGTGCAAGGTGGTCCTCAACGAGGGCCTCACCTTCGGCCCCGGCGGGGCGGGGCACGCCCGTCTGAATTTCGCCTGCACCCCGGACACGCTCACAGAGGCGTTGAACCGCCTGTCCACGGCGGTTTAA
- a CDS encoding D-isomer specific 2-hydroxyacid dehydrogenase family protein, translating to MKVYIGYGSFPQVAAALQAEGAQIVSSLEEADIFVFTQIPRRPFPELPDNIQWVQLPNAGINDLVRAGIVTSDRRWSNASAVYGRQVAESAMALLLALRHAIPAMVRADSWPKDLSIDAVTTQLTGTRTAIVGMGGIGRALAEMLPTFDSEVVPLGREDRLIDVAGEVDQVVLACPLTPETERMVDAQVLAAMKPTALLINVARGEVVDTDALVAALDAGEIAGAGLDVTAPEPLPDGHPLWGRNNVVITPHTANTMHTMDGLLAPVVVENYRRFIAGERMLTEVDPGRGY from the coding sequence ATGAAGGTATACATCGGTTATGGTTCATTCCCTCAAGTGGCAGCCGCGTTGCAGGCCGAGGGTGCGCAGATCGTTTCCTCATTGGAGGAGGCGGACATTTTCGTGTTCACGCAGATCCCCCGCCGCCCGTTCCCGGAATTGCCAGACAATATTCAATGGGTGCAGCTGCCCAACGCCGGAATTAATGACCTTGTTCGAGCGGGCATCGTCACCTCCGACCGCCGCTGGTCGAACGCTTCTGCGGTATATGGCCGGCAGGTTGCGGAGTCGGCGATGGCACTGTTGTTGGCGTTGCGTCACGCCATCCCGGCCATGGTCCGCGCCGATTCGTGGCCTAAGGATTTGAGTATCGACGCCGTGACCACCCAGCTCACCGGCACCCGCACCGCCATCGTGGGCATGGGCGGCATTGGGCGCGCGTTGGCGGAAATGCTCCCCACCTTCGATTCCGAGGTGGTTCCATTGGGGCGCGAGGATCGGCTCATTGATGTCGCGGGCGAGGTCGACCAGGTGGTTCTCGCCTGCCCGCTCACCCCGGAAACCGAACGTATGGTGGATGCGCAGGTGCTCGCGGCGATGAAGCCTACGGCGCTGCTAATCAATGTTGCGCGCGGTGAAGTGGTGGATACGGATGCGCTGGTAGCGGCCCTAGACGCCGGCGAGATCGCGGGCGCTGGCCTCGACGTGACTGCGCCCGAACCGCTGCCGGATGGGCATCCGCTGTGGGGTCGAAACAATGTTGTGATTACCCCGCATACCGCGAACACCATGCACACCATGGACGGATTGCTGGCGCCGGTGGTTGTGGAAAACTATCGGCGCTTTATCGCGGGCGAACGCATGCTCACTGAGGTCGACCCCGGGCGCGGCTACTAA
- the brnQ gene encoding branched-chain amino acid transport system II carrier protein: MAKTSAAAKTSITSAVTVATLMLFSMFFGAGNLIFPPILGAHAGPGFSWAIIGFLLTGVALPVISVIAVAITGNDIIDLARRGGVWFGVAFPVLVYLAIGAFYALPRTAVVSFSTAITPITGYDSTLAAAVFSAIFFGISLALAFDPSNLVDKLGKYLTPALLILLAALVALSVLKLRGEDMSASAEYAEHPLTAGLIQGYFTMDSLAALAFGIVVVSSLRHKGVPNGPTLVRGVSYAAIGAGALLMVIYLGLGYIGHVIPNPRGYSDGAALLTDAAQLTMGTPGLVVFGLIVLLACLTTAAGLIGATSEFFHRIVPRLSYRNWAILFTLISFALSINGLKAVLSIAGPIIGFLYPAAITLVFLTLIEPLFRKKLHYTFRFGLTVSVLWAGLMSLNALGLGSSVIEPLINWSPMHAQDLGWVLPTAAVIALGIGVDSAIIPPRAVPVGGERQEEAQARADAAATH; this comes from the coding sequence ATGGCCAAAACATCCGCAGCGGCCAAAACCTCAATCACCTCAGCCGTCACTGTGGCAACTTTAATGTTGTTTTCCATGTTTTTCGGCGCGGGCAATCTGATCTTCCCGCCGATCCTCGGGGCGCACGCCGGACCAGGTTTTAGCTGGGCAATCATCGGCTTCCTGCTCACGGGCGTGGCGCTACCGGTCATTTCCGTAATCGCCGTCGCAATCACCGGCAACGACATTATCGATCTCGCACGACGCGGCGGAGTATGGTTCGGCGTTGCGTTCCCCGTCTTGGTCTACCTCGCCATCGGCGCGTTCTACGCATTGCCCCGCACCGCCGTTGTGAGTTTCTCCACCGCCATCACCCCCATTACTGGGTACGACTCCACGCTCGCCGCGGCGGTATTTTCCGCGATTTTCTTCGGAATCTCCCTCGCATTGGCGTTCGATCCTTCCAATCTTGTGGACAAGCTCGGCAAATACCTGACGCCCGCATTGCTTATCTTGCTCGCGGCGCTGGTGGCGCTTTCAGTACTCAAGCTGCGCGGCGAGGACATGTCCGCCTCCGCGGAATACGCGGAACATCCGCTGACCGCCGGCCTGATCCAGGGCTACTTCACCATGGACTCGCTGGCCGCACTGGCGTTCGGAATCGTGGTGGTGTCCTCGTTGCGACACAAGGGCGTGCCCAACGGCCCGACGCTGGTACGCGGGGTGTCCTATGCGGCGATCGGCGCCGGCGCCCTGCTCATGGTGATCTACCTAGGCCTCGGCTACATCGGACATGTGATCCCCAATCCGCGCGGGTATTCGGACGGTGCGGCGCTGCTTACCGACGCCGCGCAACTCACCATGGGCACCCCCGGCTTAGTGGTGTTCGGGCTTATTGTCCTCCTTGCTTGCCTGACCACCGCCGCCGGGCTGATCGGCGCAACGAGTGAGTTCTTCCATCGGATTGTGCCACGGCTGAGCTACCGCAACTGGGCAATATTGTTTACCCTGATCTCGTTTGCGCTGTCCATCAATGGTTTGAAAGCCGTGCTCAGCATCGCCGGGCCGATCATCGGCTTCCTGTACCCGGCCGCGATCACATTGGTATTCCTTACGCTGATCGAGCCGCTGTTCCGCAAAAAACTGCACTACACCTTCCGTTTCGGCCTTACGGTGTCCGTATTGTGGGCAGGGCTGATGAGCCTCAACGCGCTCGGCCTAGGCAGCAGCGTTATCGAACCCTTGATCAATTGGTCGCCCATGCATGCGCAGGACCTTGGGTGGGTGCTGCCCACCGCAGCCGTCATCGCGCTGGGCATCGGCGTGGATTCCGCAATCATCCCGCCGCGCGCGGTCCCCGTCGGCGGGGAACGCCAAGAAGAAGCGCAAGCCCGCGCGGACGCCGCCGCCACGCACTAA
- a CDS encoding ABC transporter substrate-binding protein: MGKFQGPNATLSVLAAATVATTLSACSAGQTATRVGRIADENTVVIAVSAAPASLDFTKTSGAAIPQALMGNVYEGLVKINDEGEVEPLLATSWDISPDRRTYTFKLQRGVTFSNGSPFDAETAKFSIDRVRSDEWTNGLKKQMDLVSETKVLDSHTLEVTLERPSNRWLWSMGTFVGAMMSPDGVAELATNPIGTGPYTVAHWAVGQSLSFDARPDYWGTKPNNDAAAIRYFSDAVGATNALRSGDVDVVYSMQSPELLQTLTEYRIDEGTTNGEVLLSMNNRRAPFNDIRVRQAVLYAIDRQAVIDTAWAGKGIDTGGAPVPPTDPWYEESKRYPFDPDKARELIREAGAEGTRIVLSVPSLPYATNVSEIVVSQLRDVGLDVVIESTEFPAVWLSKVHRAHDYDMSVIMHVEARDIPTLFGNPEYYLGFDSETVRQSLERADAGAPEEQTEYMRQAVDEIMAEAGAATLFNYPNIVVSAPNVAGVEANVISEGLPLAPLRKEKN; encoded by the coding sequence ATGGGTAAATTTCAGGGCCCTAACGCGACGTTGTCAGTGCTCGCCGCCGCCACGGTTGCGACCACACTGAGTGCCTGCAGCGCAGGCCAAACGGCAACCCGCGTAGGTCGAATCGCCGATGAAAACACAGTTGTGATTGCGGTATCAGCCGCTCCTGCTTCCTTGGATTTCACCAAGACTTCAGGCGCTGCGATCCCGCAAGCACTCATGGGAAATGTGTACGAAGGACTCGTAAAGATTAATGATGAAGGTGAGGTAGAACCACTCCTGGCCACCAGTTGGGATATTTCCCCGGATCGCCGCACATATACGTTCAAATTGCAGCGCGGGGTAACCTTCTCCAACGGGTCTCCATTCGACGCCGAAACCGCGAAATTCTCCATCGACCGTGTCCGTTCGGATGAATGGACGAACGGCCTCAAGAAGCAAATGGACCTCGTGTCCGAAACCAAGGTGCTGGATTCACACACGCTCGAAGTCACGCTCGAACGTCCGAGCAATCGCTGGCTGTGGTCCATGGGTACCTTTGTGGGAGCAATGATGTCCCCGGATGGCGTAGCCGAGCTCGCCACAAACCCGATTGGCACGGGCCCCTACACCGTTGCGCATTGGGCGGTCGGGCAATCGCTGTCCTTCGACGCACGCCCGGATTATTGGGGCACCAAACCGAACAACGATGCGGCCGCCATTCGGTACTTTAGCGACGCCGTGGGCGCTACCAATGCGTTGCGCTCTGGCGACGTTGACGTTGTTTACTCCATGCAATCCCCCGAACTCCTCCAAACTCTGACCGAATACCGTATCGACGAAGGCACCACCAACGGCGAGGTGCTGCTGAGCATGAACAATCGCCGCGCCCCCTTTAACGACATCCGCGTGCGCCAGGCCGTGCTCTACGCCATCGACCGGCAGGCGGTTATCGACACCGCGTGGGCCGGCAAAGGCATTGACACCGGCGGCGCGCCCGTCCCCCCGACCGACCCGTGGTACGAAGAATCCAAGCGCTACCCCTTCGACCCGGACAAGGCGCGCGAACTGATCCGCGAAGCCGGTGCGGAAGGCACCCGCATCGTGCTTTCGGTGCCGTCGCTGCCCTACGCCACCAATGTTTCCGAGATCGTCGTCTCGCAGCTCCGCGATGTAGGGCTCGACGTTGTGATCGAATCCACCGAATTCCCCGCCGTGTGGTTGTCCAAGGTGCACCGCGCCCATGACTACGACATGTCCGTGATCATGCACGTGGAGGCCCGCGATATCCCCACGTTGTTCGGGAATCCCGAGTACTACCTTGGTTTCGATTCCGAAACCGTGCGTCAGTCTTTGGAACGCGCCGATGCGGGCGCGCCCGAGGAACAAACCGAATATATGCGCCAGGCCGTCGACGAGATCATGGCAGAGGCCGGTGCCGCAACGCTGTTTAACTATCCGAACATCGTGGTGTCCGCCCCCAATGTGGCCGGGGTGGAGGCGAATGTGATTTCGGAAGGTTTGCCGCTCGCTCCGCTGCGAAAGGAGAAGAACTAG
- a CDS encoding ABC transporter permease: MLRIVARFAITLFVASIVIFVMLRVIPGDPAEIALGVTATPELLAAARESLGLDQPLFTQYFAWIGALLTGDFGTSLTNKLDITPLVIDRLQVSLILVGVSMVLALAAAIPLGTWAAVRHQRFDGALITASSQFGIAIPSFLAGILLVSAFAVHLRWLPANGWVPPSYSIKEFLARLILPAIALAAVQGAMMTRYVRASVLEILHEDFMRTARATGLSRAAALIRQGLRNAAIPVITVTGVQMAALVVGAVVVERVFTIPGLGTMLLDAVVTRDLPTVQTVVMVLVFLTLAANLIVDLIAAVVDPRIGKEA; the protein is encoded by the coding sequence ATGCTGCGCATTGTGGCGCGCTTTGCCATCACATTGTTTGTGGCGAGCATCGTAATTTTTGTTATGTTGCGCGTGATCCCCGGCGACCCCGCCGAGATTGCGCTCGGTGTCACCGCCACCCCGGAATTGCTGGCCGCCGCGCGCGAATCCCTTGGGCTTGACCAACCTTTATTTACGCAATACTTCGCCTGGATCGGCGCGCTTCTGACCGGCGATTTTGGCACTTCGCTGACCAATAAACTGGACATCACACCGCTGGTTATCGACCGCCTCCAGGTCAGCCTGATCCTCGTCGGCGTAAGCATGGTCCTCGCCCTCGCCGCCGCCATTCCGCTGGGCACGTGGGCCGCGGTTCGGCACCAGCGTTTCGACGGCGCATTGATCACCGCGAGCAGCCAGTTCGGCATCGCTATCCCCAGCTTTCTCGCCGGTATTTTATTGGTTTCAGCCTTCGCCGTGCATTTGCGTTGGCTTCCCGCAAATGGCTGGGTTCCGCCTTCCTATTCGATAAAGGAGTTCCTTGCCCGGTTGATCCTGCCGGCCATCGCCCTCGCCGCCGTGCAAGGTGCGATGATGACGCGATATGTGCGCGCCTCCGTCCTCGAAATTCTTCACGAAGACTTTATGCGTACGGCCCGCGCCACCGGCCTGTCTCGCGCCGCCGCCCTGATCCGCCAGGGGTTGCGCAACGCTGCGATCCCAGTGATCACGGTGACCGGCGTGCAGATGGCCGCGCTTGTCGTGGGCGCCGTCGTTGTTGAACGCGTGTTCACTATCCCCGGCCTCGGCACGATGCTTCTCGACGCCGTGGTCACCCGCGACCTGCCCACCGTCCAGACCGTAGTCATGGTGCTGGTGTTCCTGACTCTTGCTGCGAACCTGATCGTCGATCTCATCGCGGCCGTCGTGGACCCCCGCATTGGAAAGGAAGCCTGA
- a CDS encoding ABC transporter permease: MRISGMIGAVIVGIVILGAALSLVWTPYDPVHAIPTDRLQGSSLSHLLGTDRYGRDIFSQILAGSRVTLLVGLIAVGIGVGLGTPMGIIAGMKRGMIDQLIMRGADMLLAFPALLMAIVAGAIFGASTVSAMVAIGIAAAPSFARVARAGTMQVMSRDYIAAARLSGRSPIPHILPNIAGMLTVQASVAFALAILAEAALSFLGLGTPPPDPSWGRMLQSAQASLGSAPMLAVWPGITIAITVLGFNLLGDGLRDLIDPKTRRVA; the protein is encoded by the coding sequence ATGCGTATCAGTGGCATGATCGGCGCAGTGATCGTCGGGATAGTGATCCTCGGCGCAGCGCTCTCCCTCGTATGGACGCCTTACGATCCCGTCCATGCCATCCCCACCGACCGCCTCCAGGGTTCCTCGCTGAGCCACTTGCTCGGCACGGATCGTTACGGCCGGGACATCTTTTCCCAAATCCTCGCGGGCTCCCGCGTGACCCTGCTCGTGGGGTTGATCGCGGTGGGCATCGGTGTCGGTTTAGGCACCCCGATGGGCATTATCGCCGGCATGAAACGCGGCATGATTGACCAGCTGATTATGCGGGGCGCGGACATGCTGCTCGCCTTCCCCGCGCTGCTCATGGCCATCGTGGCGGGCGCGATCTTTGGCGCTTCTACCGTCTCCGCGATGGTAGCCATTGGCATCGCCGCAGCCCCCAGCTTCGCGCGCGTCGCCCGTGCAGGAACCATGCAGGTTATGAGCCGGGACTATATCGCCGCCGCTCGGCTTTCGGGCCGTTCCCCCATTCCGCACATCTTGCCGAATATCGCAGGTATGCTCACGGTGCAGGCCTCCGTGGCGTTCGCCTTGGCCATCCTCGCGGAGGCGGCGCTCAGCTTCCTCGGTTTGGGCACTCCGCCCCCGGATCCTTCATGGGGCCGCATGCTGCAAAGCGCGCAGGCTTCCCTCGGTTCCGCCCCGATGCTGGCCGTATGGCCCGGCATCACCATTGCCATCACGGTGCTTGGTTTCAACCTGCTTGGTGACGGCCTCCGTGACCTCATCGACCCCAAGACTAGGAGGGTGGCATGA
- a CDS encoding ATP-binding cassette domain-containing protein: protein MTLLDVSDLRIRTRSKDLVQDIAFSLAPGERVGLIGESGSGKSLTALAIIGLLPENLRASGKVELQGVGNLLGLKDRIMRTVRGKRIAMVFQEPMSALDPLMKVGKQIAEVRRTHGLPASSDVVAQLLKDVDLTPEMANSYPHQLSGGQRQRVLIAMALACDPDILLCDEPTTALDVTVQKHIVKLILRLAEQLQAALLFITHDLGLVASTCDRLVVMRDGRIVETGSTKDVLHAPQEDYTRMLVRASDLTEPRYPVADVADGEVLLSATDISRVRRGTTTLAKTTVELRKHQRLGIVGGSGSGKTTMLKILAGLDNPTTGSVTRGANTTVQMVFQDPLSSLDPRMRVGRSIAEPLHGMSAAEQTARVAEVLQEVDLEPDAAKRFPHEFSGGQRQRISIARAIAANPSVLLADEPVSALDMSVRTQVMDLLDRLVRTHGLSLVFVSHDLAVVRQLCTDIIVLHNGDVVERGDVESVYHNPQHAYTRQLLEAALPLRV, encoded by the coding sequence ATGACCCTACTCGACGTGTCCGACCTGCGGATTCGTACCCGCAGCAAGGACCTTGTTCAAGATATCGCCTTCAGCCTCGCGCCCGGCGAACGAGTCGGACTGATTGGCGAATCCGGGTCCGGTAAATCCCTGACCGCACTGGCCATCATCGGCCTGTTGCCGGAAAACCTGCGCGCCAGCGGCAAGGTGGAGCTGCAGGGCGTCGGCAATCTCTTGGGGCTTAAGGACCGCATTATGCGCACCGTCCGCGGCAAGCGAATCGCAATGGTGTTCCAGGAGCCGATGTCGGCGCTGGACCCGCTGATGAAGGTGGGCAAACAAATCGCGGAGGTGCGTCGCACCCACGGGCTGCCAGCCAGTTCAGACGTGGTTGCGCAGCTGCTGAAGGACGTCGACCTGACGCCCGAAATGGCGAATTCCTACCCGCACCAACTCTCCGGCGGGCAACGTCAACGCGTCCTGATTGCAATGGCACTGGCGTGCGATCCCGATATTCTGCTGTGCGACGAACCCACCACCGCGCTCGACGTGACGGTGCAAAAGCACATCGTAAAACTGATCCTGCGGCTGGCGGAACAGCTGCAGGCAGCGTTGCTGTTTATTACCCACGATCTCGGGCTGGTCGCCAGCACGTGCGATCGCCTGGTGGTTATGCGGGACGGCCGCATCGTGGAAACCGGCAGCACCAAAGACGTCCTGCACGCGCCGCAGGAGGATTACACCCGCATGCTGGTGCGCGCCTCGGACCTCACCGAACCGCGCTACCCGGTTGCGGACGTCGCCGATGGTGAAGTGCTGCTCAGCGCGACCGATATTTCACGGGTGCGGCGCGGCACCACCACGCTGGCGAAAACCACCGTGGAGCTTCGCAAACACCAGCGATTGGGAATCGTGGGCGGTTCCGGCTCTGGAAAGACCACGATGTTAAAGATCCTCGCCGGGCTGGATAATCCGACCACCGGTTCGGTTACCCGGGGCGCGAACACCACCGTGCAGATGGTGTTCCAGGATCCGCTATCCTCCCTCGACCCGCGCATGCGTGTGGGCCGCTCGATCGCGGAGCCGCTGCACGGCATGTCGGCGGCCGAGCAAACAGCCCGCGTGGCCGAAGTGCTGCAGGAGGTGGATCTGGAGCCCGATGCGGCGAAACGCTTCCCGCACGAATTTTCGGGCGGCCAGCGGCAACGCATCTCGATCGCCCGTGCGATTGCCGCGAACCCCAGCGTGTTGCTCGCCGACGAGCCCGTAAGCGCGCTGGATATGTCCGTGCGCACCCAGGTGATGGACCTGCTGGATCGCTTGGTACGCACCCACGGCCTCAGCTTGGTGTTCGTGTCACACGATCTGGCGGTGGTGCGGCAGCTCTGCACGGACATCATCGTGCTGCACAACGGCGACGTGGTCGAACGCGGCGACGTGGAATCCGTGTACCACAACCCGCAACACGCCTACACCCGGCAGCTGCTTGAAGCCGCCCTGCCGCTGCGCGTCTAA